Proteins encoded in a region of the Frondihabitans sp. 762G35 genome:
- a CDS encoding MFS transporter yields MNSARAWIVWGAAVFAYVVAVLQRSSLGVAGVDAQHVFSIDAATLSALAVTQIVVYAGLQIPVGILLDRVGPRALLVTGASVLALGQLVVAVSPPVIGVAIVGRMLVGAGDAMTFISVIRLLPSWFRGPVLPQVSQWTGNIGQIGQILSAIPLAAVLHTAGWGAAFTTAASVAVLSVVVLLVFVRNAPARQHELPVVSTWSTAGRQLAESLKRPGTRLGFWSHYVTQSSGTVFSLLWGVPMLVGGLGYTRGEASALLTLLVVTGVIAGPVLGLLTARFPLRRSNLVLGIVSLIGVLWTVVLLWPGLPPRWLIILLVIALGIGGPGSLIGFDFARTFNPLRSLGVANGIVNVGGFLASFVMMYLIGLVLDALHGASTATGNPAPLFAWSSFRVAFLVQYVVIGLGVVFLVHARRSTRRGLHLEEGIEVAPIWVALSRRLRRR; encoded by the coding sequence GTGAATTCCGCCCGCGCCTGGATCGTCTGGGGCGCCGCCGTCTTCGCCTACGTCGTCGCCGTCCTCCAGCGCTCCTCCCTCGGAGTGGCGGGCGTCGACGCGCAGCACGTCTTCTCCATCGACGCCGCGACGCTGTCCGCGCTGGCCGTCACCCAGATCGTCGTCTACGCGGGGCTCCAGATCCCCGTCGGCATCCTGCTCGACCGTGTCGGCCCCCGGGCGCTGCTCGTCACGGGCGCGTCGGTCCTCGCGCTCGGTCAGCTGGTGGTCGCGGTGTCCCCGCCGGTCATCGGCGTCGCCATCGTCGGCAGGATGCTCGTGGGCGCCGGCGACGCCATGACCTTCATCTCGGTCATCCGCCTCCTGCCGTCGTGGTTCCGAGGGCCCGTCCTGCCTCAGGTCTCGCAGTGGACCGGCAACATCGGGCAGATCGGGCAGATCCTCTCGGCCATCCCGCTGGCGGCCGTCCTCCACACCGCCGGCTGGGGAGCCGCCTTCACGACGGCCGCCTCCGTCGCGGTGCTCTCCGTCGTGGTCCTGCTCGTCTTCGTCCGCAACGCGCCCGCACGACAGCACGAGCTGCCCGTCGTCTCGACGTGGTCGACGGCCGGGCGCCAACTCGCCGAGAGCCTGAAGCGCCCGGGCACGAGGTTGGGCTTCTGGTCGCACTACGTCACCCAGTCGTCCGGAACCGTGTTCAGCCTCCTCTGGGGCGTCCCGATGCTCGTCGGGGGGCTCGGCTACACCCGCGGCGAGGCCTCCGCGCTCCTCACGCTCCTCGTGGTCACGGGCGTGATCGCGGGACCGGTTCTGGGACTCCTGACCGCTCGGTTCCCGCTGCGCCGGTCGAACCTCGTCCTCGGCATCGTCAGCCTGATCGGCGTCCTCTGGACGGTCGTGCTCCTCTGGCCGGGCCTTCCGCCGCGCTGGCTGATCATTCTGCTGGTGATCGCCCTCGGCATCGGGGGCCCGGGATCGCTGATCGGATTCGACTTCGCCCGCACCTTCAATCCGCTCCGGAGCCTCGGCGTCGCCAACGGGATCGTCAACGTCGGCGGTTTCCTGGCGAGCTTCGTGATGATGTACCTGATCGGCCTCGTGCTGGACGCCCTGCACGGCGCGTCGACGGCGACCGGGAATCCCGCGCCCCTGTTCGCCTGGAGCAGCTTCCGCGTCGCCTTCCTCGTGCAGTACGTCGTGATCGGGCTCGGCGTCGTCTTCCTCGTCCATGCCCGACGGTCGACGCGGAGGGGGCTGCACCTCGAGGAGGGAATAGAGGTGGCCCCGATCTGGGTTGCTCTCAGCAGGAGATTGCGCCGGAGGTGA
- a CDS encoding type 1 glutamine amidotransferase — protein sequence MSAPATLTLVQLYPEQLGTAGDGGNVVTLVERARRAGVEVTVHEQRPGDELPVTADLVVVGSGPLSTLRALRADLERFRSVLPDWADAGVPVVAIGGGMEVLSHGVVPETGDDLEGLGFFDARAHRGAKRRTNYFDVDTTYGGGDLKVLGFEDHATRFELGPTGAPFGRVVRGGGNGDGGEGILRGASFGTQLKGPVLPLNPALADRVLTAALARRGADYVTGEGHAKLDEFARRSREVITTNLERAFKAM from the coding sequence GTGAGCGCTCCCGCCACCCTCACCCTCGTCCAGCTCTACCCGGAGCAGCTCGGGACCGCCGGAGACGGCGGCAACGTCGTCACGCTGGTCGAGCGTGCCCGTCGGGCCGGCGTCGAGGTGACCGTCCACGAGCAGCGTCCCGGCGACGAGCTCCCGGTCACGGCCGATCTGGTCGTCGTCGGCAGCGGACCGCTGTCCACCCTCCGCGCGCTGCGCGCCGACCTCGAGCGCTTCCGCTCGGTCCTGCCGGACTGGGCGGACGCGGGTGTGCCCGTCGTCGCGATCGGCGGCGGGATGGAGGTGCTCTCCCACGGCGTCGTCCCCGAGACGGGCGACGACCTCGAGGGCCTCGGATTCTTCGACGCGCGTGCCCACCGCGGGGCGAAGCGCCGCACGAACTACTTCGACGTCGACACCACCTACGGTGGCGGAGACCTGAAGGTCCTCGGCTTCGAGGACCACGCCACGCGCTTCGAGCTCGGTCCGACGGGCGCGCCCTTCGGGCGGGTCGTGCGAGGCGGCGGGAACGGCGACGGGGGAGAGGGCATCCTGCGGGGTGCGTCCTTCGGAACGCAGCTCAAGGGTCCCGTCCTGCCGCTCAACCCCGCCCTCGCCGACCGGGTGCTCACCGCCGCCCTGGCGCGTCGGGGAGCCGACTACGTCACGGGCGAGGGACACGCCAAGCTCGACGAGTTCGCGCGTCGATCGCGCGAGGTCATCACCACGAACCTGGAACGCGCCTTCAAGGCGATGTGA
- a CDS encoding DUF7455 domain-containing protein produces the protein MTQMATDHNAVDELGSRYQLSAADRCDSCGAQAYIRATMATGELLFCAHHGAKFKEKLQPNAIEWLDETAKLSAH, from the coding sequence ATGACTCAGATGGCCACCGACCACAACGCCGTCGACGAGCTCGGCTCCCGTTACCAGTTGTCCGCAGCCGACCGCTGCGACTCGTGCGGGGCCCAGGCTTACATCCGCGCAACCATGGCCACCGGCGAACTCCTCTTCTGCGCCCACCACGGCGCGAAGTTCAAGGAGAAGCTGCAGCCGAACGCCATCGAATGGCTCGACGAGACCGCCAAGCTGAGCGCGCACTAG
- a CDS encoding DNA gyrase/topoisomerase IV subunit B, whose translation MAASASDTASSNYSARHLSVLEGLEAVRKRPGMYIGSTDSRGLMHCLWEIIDNSVDEALAGHGSAIDVILHEDDSVEVCDTGRGVPVDIEPKTGLSGVEVVYTKLHAGGKFGGGSYGASGGLHGVGASVVNALSERLDVEVDRGGKVHAMSFHRGEPGTFADTGEKTPEAPFSPFVSDSVLRVVGKAPRGVTGTRVRYWADRQIFTKGAAFQTEDLLARAQQTAFLVPGLSIRIRDERPGHLAEDGSPVEQTFSYEGGISEFVDFLAPDQAVTDTWRLQGTGHYAETIPVLTEGGAMVSTEVQRDCEVDIALRWGSGYETVTRSYVNIIATPKGGSHQAGFEAGLLKFLKQQVDANARRLKVGNDKLEKDDVLAGLTAVLTVRLPEPQFEGQTKEILGTPAVRSIVANVVATTLSELFSSTKRDDKTQTAAVLDKIVAEMKSRIAARAHKETQRRKNALESSSLPTKLVDCRSNDVMQTELFIVEGDSALGTARAARNSEFQALLPIRGKILNVQKASVSDMLSNLECASIIQVVGAGSGRSFELEAARYGKIIIMSDADVDGAHIRTLLLTLFFRYMRPMIEQGRVFAAVPPLHRVVVVNPGSKPNETIYTYSEQELQGVLAGLRRTNKRYQDPIQRYKGLGEMDAEQLATTTMDRSNRMLRRVKVEDAENAGRVFELLMGNDVAPRKEFIIDGAGLARERIDT comes from the coding sequence TTGGCAGCGTCCGCGTCCGACACCGCGTCCTCGAACTACTCCGCTCGCCACCTCTCCGTCCTGGAGGGGCTCGAAGCGGTCCGCAAGCGCCCGGGCATGTACATCGGCTCGACCGATTCGCGCGGCCTCATGCACTGTCTGTGGGAGATCATCGACAACTCCGTCGACGAGGCCCTCGCCGGCCACGGCTCGGCCATCGACGTGATCCTGCACGAGGACGACAGCGTCGAGGTCTGCGACACCGGCCGCGGTGTCCCCGTCGACATCGAGCCGAAGACGGGCCTCTCGGGTGTCGAGGTGGTCTACACGAAGCTGCACGCGGGCGGGAAGTTCGGTGGCGGCTCCTACGGCGCGTCCGGCGGGCTCCACGGTGTCGGCGCCTCCGTCGTGAACGCGCTCTCCGAGCGGCTCGACGTCGAGGTCGATCGCGGAGGCAAGGTCCACGCGATGTCGTTCCACCGCGGCGAACCGGGCACGTTCGCCGACACGGGCGAGAAGACGCCGGAGGCGCCGTTCAGCCCGTTCGTCTCGGACAGCGTCCTGCGCGTGGTCGGCAAGGCCCCGCGGGGCGTCACCGGGACCCGGGTCCGCTACTGGGCCGACCGGCAGATCTTCACGAAGGGGGCGGCGTTCCAGACCGAGGACCTCCTGGCCCGCGCCCAGCAGACGGCGTTCCTCGTTCCCGGGCTCTCGATCCGCATCCGCGACGAACGGCCCGGCCACCTCGCGGAGGACGGCTCCCCGGTCGAGCAGACCTTCTCCTACGAGGGCGGGATCAGCGAGTTCGTCGACTTCCTGGCTCCCGACCAGGCCGTCACCGACACCTGGAGGCTGCAGGGCACCGGGCACTACGCGGAGACGATCCCCGTCCTCACCGAGGGCGGCGCCATGGTCTCGACCGAGGTGCAGCGCGACTGCGAGGTCGACATCGCCCTGCGCTGGGGTTCCGGCTACGAGACGGTGACACGCAGCTACGTCAACATCATCGCCACCCCGAAGGGCGGATCGCACCAGGCCGGGTTCGAGGCCGGCCTCCTCAAATTCCTCAAGCAGCAGGTCGACGCGAACGCGCGCCGCCTCAAGGTCGGCAACGACAAGCTCGAGAAGGACGACGTCCTCGCGGGGCTGACGGCCGTCCTGACCGTCCGCCTCCCGGAGCCGCAGTTCGAGGGTCAGACGAAGGAGATCCTGGGGACCCCGGCCGTCCGCAGCATCGTCGCGAACGTCGTGGCGACGACGCTCTCCGAGCTCTTCTCCTCGACGAAGCGCGACGACAAGACGCAGACGGCCGCGGTCCTCGACAAGATCGTCGCCGAGATGAAGTCGCGGATCGCCGCGAGGGCCCACAAAGAGACCCAGCGCCGCAAGAACGCGCTGGAGTCGTCCTCGCTGCCGACGAAGCTCGTCGACTGCCGGTCGAACGACGTGATGCAGACCGAACTCTTCATCGTCGAGGGCGACTCCGCTCTCGGCACGGCGAGGGCGGCGCGGAACAGCGAGTTCCAGGCGCTCCTGCCGATCCGCGGCAAGATCCTCAACGTGCAGAAGGCGTCCGTCAGCGACATGCTGTCGAACCTCGAGTGCGCCTCGATCATCCAGGTCGTGGGGGCCGGATCCGGTCGCTCGTTCGAACTGGAAGCCGCCCGCTACGGCAAGATCATCATCATGAGCGACGCCGACGTCGACGGTGCCCACATCCGCACCCTCCTGCTCACGCTGTTCTTCCGGTACATGCGGCCGATGATCGAGCAGGGCCGGGTCTTCGCGGCTGTGCCGCCGCTGCACCGGGTCGTCGTGGTCAATCCCGGGTCCAAGCCGAACGAGACGATCTACACGTACTCCGAGCAGGAGCTCCAGGGCGTCCTCGCGGGGCTCCGACGGACCAACAAGCGCTACCAGGATCCGATCCAGCGCTACAAGGGTCTCGGCGAGATGGATGCCGAGCAGCTCGCCACGACCACCATGGACCGCAGCAACCGGATGCTCCGGCGTGTCAAGGTCGAGGACGCCGAGAACGCCGGGCGCGTCTTCGAGCTGCTGATGGGCAACGACGTCGCCCCCCGCAAGGAGTTCATCATCGACGGGGCGGGTCTCGCCCGGGAGCGCATCGACACCTGA
- a CDS encoding RNA polymerase sigma factor has translation MATRTKAATAVADENVDETAAATTDSTSTAGAPKAAAAKTTAAKAPAKAPAKKAPAKATAKAAGAKTTAAKAPTKAAAAKASTKAAKADDDDEEIDASDVEVEVVAETPDAEAPEVAGAEATDDETETTEKEGEEALPTGALVISQDDDDEIPVYSSTITGATADPVKDYLKQIGKVALLNAAEEVELAMRIEAGLFAEDKLSNSTGLSKEVERELRWVARDGQRAKSHLLGANLRLVVSLAKRYTGRGMQFLDLIQEGNLGLIRAVEKFDYTKGFKFSTYATWWIRQAITRAMADQARTIRIPVHMVEVINKLARVQRQMLQDLGREPTPEELSRELDMTPEKVVEVQKYGREPISLHTPLGEDGDSEFGDLIEDTEAVVPADAVGFTMLQKQLESLLDSLSEREAGVIRMRFGLGDGMPKTLDQIGDTFGVTRERIRQIESKTMAKLRHPSRSQSLRDYLE, from the coding sequence ATGGCTACTCGCACCAAGGCAGCGACCGCGGTCGCCGACGAGAACGTCGACGAGACCGCCGCTGCGACGACAGACAGCACGAGCACGGCAGGCGCCCCCAAGGCCGCCGCCGCCAAGACGACCGCGGCCAAGGCTCCGGCCAAGGCCCCCGCGAAGAAGGCTCCCGCTAAAGCGACCGCGAAGGCCGCCGGCGCGAAGACGACCGCGGCCAAGGCCCCCACCAAGGCGGCCGCCGCCAAGGCCTCGACGAAGGCTGCCAAGGCCGACGACGACGACGAGGAGATCGACGCCTCCGACGTCGAGGTCGAGGTCGTGGCCGAGACCCCCGACGCGGAGGCCCCCGAGGTCGCCGGAGCGGAAGCCACGGACGACGAGACCGAGACCACCGAGAAGGAGGGCGAGGAGGCTCTGCCGACCGGTGCCCTCGTCATCTCACAGGACGACGACGACGAGATCCCCGTCTACTCGTCCACGATCACGGGCGCGACCGCCGACCCCGTGAAGGACTACCTCAAGCAGATCGGCAAGGTCGCGCTCCTGAACGCGGCCGAGGAGGTCGAGCTCGCGATGCGCATCGAGGCGGGTCTCTTCGCCGAAGACAAACTGTCGAACTCGACCGGTCTCTCCAAGGAGGTCGAGCGCGAGCTGCGCTGGGTCGCTCGCGACGGCCAGCGCGCCAAGAGCCACCTCCTCGGGGCGAACCTGCGACTCGTCGTCAGCCTGGCGAAGCGCTACACGGGTCGCGGGATGCAGTTCCTCGACCTCATCCAGGAGGGCAACCTCGGCCTCATCCGCGCGGTCGAGAAGTTCGACTACACCAAGGGCTTCAAGTTCTCGACCTACGCGACCTGGTGGATCCGCCAGGCCATCACGCGAGCCATGGCCGACCAGGCCCGCACCATCCGCATCCCGGTGCACATGGTCGAGGTCATCAACAAGCTCGCCCGCGTCCAGCGTCAGATGCTGCAGGATCTCGGTCGCGAACCCACCCCCGAGGAACTCAGCCGCGAACTCGACATGACGCCGGAGAAGGTCGTCGAGGTCCAGAAGTACGGCCGCGAGCCGATCTCCCTCCACACCCCGCTCGGCGAGGACGGCGATAGCGAGTTCGGCGACCTGATCGAGGACACCGAGGCGGTCGTCCCGGCCGACGCGGTCGGGTTCACCATGCTGCAGAAGCAGCTGGAGTCCCTCCTCGACTCGCTCTCCGAGCGCGAGGCCGGCGTCATCCGCATGCGCTTCGGCCTCGGCGACGGCATGCCGAAGACCCTCGACCAGATCGGTGACACGTTCGGCGTGACGCGCGAGCGGATCCGCCAGATCGAGTCCAAGACGATGGCGAAGCTGCGCCACCCGTCGCGATCGCAGTCGCTGCGCGACTACCTCGAGTAG
- a CDS encoding leucyl aminopeptidase codes for MTVAKLSVSSSVPDSDVLVIAVAPAAASTGGSTGGSTGGDEVSIEAGGPELFWDSPELARSLASFGVAGGRDELTRLPASVLGDTAGSAVSVALIGLGGRPSVETLRYAAGSAARQLAGADRIALALPVQDEDEALAALEGAGIGAYSFDVYRKATASESKGAVSDITLVTDFDVPERLVAKATSVASAVHVVRDLVTTPPIDLYPEKLADEAVRLAEGTGVEVTVLAGDELRDAGFGGIVGVGQGSARGPRLVKACWAPEGAQKHLALVGKGITYDTGGLSLKPAGSMVGMKYDMTGAATVLAVVLAAAEQNLPVRVTAWLCISENMLGADPIRPDDVLTIKNGTTVEVTNTDAEGRLVLADGLAAASEEQPDAIVDVATLTGAQVVALGMRYVGVMGTDDLAPLVVETADRASEPFWRVPLAPELRARLKSDVADLVNATPGNTAAGMLLAGVFLKEFVGTREGTDELIPWAHLDIAGPSENKAGGYGFTTKGATGITVRTLIDLAASFSAA; via the coding sequence ATGACCGTCGCGAAGCTCTCCGTCTCCTCGTCCGTTCCCGACTCCGACGTGCTCGTCATCGCCGTGGCCCCGGCCGCGGCATCGACCGGCGGGTCGACCGGCGGGTCGACGGGCGGCGACGAGGTGTCCATCGAGGCCGGTGGCCCCGAGCTCTTCTGGGACTCCCCGGAGCTCGCCCGGTCGCTGGCGTCGTTCGGGGTCGCGGGCGGCCGCGACGAGCTGACCCGCCTCCCCGCGTCGGTCCTCGGCGACACGGCCGGTTCCGCCGTGTCCGTGGCCCTCATCGGTCTGGGCGGCCGTCCCAGCGTCGAGACGCTCCGCTACGCGGCCGGATCGGCCGCCCGTCAGCTCGCGGGAGCCGATCGCATCGCGCTCGCGCTCCCCGTCCAGGATGAGGACGAAGCCCTGGCGGCCCTCGAGGGGGCCGGCATCGGCGCCTACTCCTTCGACGTCTACCGGAAGGCGACCGCCTCCGAATCCAAGGGGGCCGTCTCGGACATCACCCTCGTCACCGACTTCGACGTGCCGGAGCGACTGGTCGCGAAGGCGACGAGCGTCGCCTCCGCCGTCCACGTCGTCCGCGACCTCGTGACGACGCCGCCCATCGACCTCTACCCCGAGAAGCTCGCCGACGAGGCCGTCCGACTCGCGGAGGGCACCGGCGTCGAGGTCACCGTCCTCGCGGGCGACGAGCTGCGCGACGCCGGTTTCGGCGGCATCGTCGGCGTCGGCCAGGGCTCCGCGCGGGGGCCGCGCCTCGTGAAGGCCTGCTGGGCGCCCGAGGGCGCGCAGAAGCACCTCGCCCTCGTCGGCAAGGGCATCACCTACGACACCGGCGGGCTCTCGCTCAAGCCCGCGGGGAGCATGGTCGGCATGAAGTACGACATGACCGGAGCTGCGACCGTCCTGGCCGTCGTACTCGCCGCGGCCGAGCAGAACCTGCCGGTCCGCGTGACGGCGTGGCTGTGCATCTCGGAGAACATGCTCGGTGCCGATCCGATCCGCCCCGACGACGTCCTGACCATCAAGAACGGCACCACCGTCGAGGTGACGAACACCGACGCCGAGGGGCGGCTCGTCCTCGCCGACGGGCTCGCCGCAGCGAGCGAGGAGCAGCCGGACGCCATCGTCGACGTCGCGACGCTGACGGGCGCGCAGGTCGTCGCCCTCGGCATGCGCTACGTCGGCGTGATGGGAACCGACGACCTCGCCCCGCTCGTGGTCGAGACGGCCGACCGCGCCTCGGAGCCGTTCTGGCGCGTTCCGCTCGCGCCGGAACTCCGTGCTCGGCTCAAATCCGATGTGGCCGACCTCGTCAACGCGACCCCCGGGAACACCGCCGCCGGCATGCTGCTCGCCGGCGTCTTCCTCAAGGAGTTCGTCGGGACGCGCGAGGGCACCGACGAGCTCATCCCGTGGGCACACCTCGACATCGCGGGGCCCAGCGAGAACAAGGCGGGCGGCTACGGCTTCACCACGAAGGGCGCGACCGGAATCACCGTCCGCACGCTCATCGACCTCGCAGCCAGTTTTTCGGCGGCGTAG
- a CDS encoding proteasome assembly chaperone family protein: MSDPTDLYELAPGAESVPEGLPLVAGLTGFADAGSTVSQLTSYLVDTLEGEIVATFDADTLLDYRARRPVITFDQDHIADYQASTLTLRLMRDELGQQFLLLSGFEPDFRWEQFTSSILGLVSRYGVSTTTWVHAIPMPVPHTRPLGVTVSGNRVDLIESLSVWRPTTQAPANALHLVEYQLAATGHPTAGFVLLVPHYLADTEFPDAAVAALSSISAATGLIFPTDRLREEGREFIAKVDEQVQGNHELSRLVQTLEERHDTYMEGNPLPSPLIGLDGQVPSADAIAAELEKFLSTRRDDDAGPGLA; encoded by the coding sequence ATGTCCGATCCCACCGACCTCTACGAGCTCGCTCCCGGCGCCGAGAGCGTGCCCGAGGGGCTGCCGCTCGTCGCTGGCCTCACGGGATTCGCCGACGCCGGATCGACCGTCTCGCAGCTCACGAGCTACCTCGTCGACACCCTGGAGGGCGAGATCGTCGCGACGTTCGACGCCGACACCCTGCTCGATTACCGCGCCCGCCGTCCCGTCATCACGTTCGACCAGGACCACATCGCCGACTACCAGGCGTCGACCCTCACGCTCCGGCTCATGCGCGACGAGCTCGGCCAGCAGTTCCTGCTCCTGTCCGGCTTCGAGCCCGACTTCCGCTGGGAGCAGTTCACCTCGTCGATCCTCGGGCTCGTCTCCCGCTACGGCGTCTCGACCACCACGTGGGTGCACGCCATCCCGATGCCGGTGCCGCACACGAGGCCGCTCGGCGTCACGGTCAGCGGCAACCGGGTCGACCTCATCGAGTCGCTGTCGGTCTGGCGGCCGACCACGCAGGCCCCGGCCAACGCCCTCCACCTGGTCGAGTACCAGCTCGCCGCGACCGGTCACCCGACGGCCGGGTTCGTCCTCCTCGTGCCGCATTACCTCGCTGACACGGAGTTCCCCGACGCGGCCGTCGCCGCCCTCTCGAGCATCAGCGCGGCCACGGGCCTCATCTTCCCGACGGACCGCCTCCGCGAGGAGGGGCGCGAGTTCATCGCCAAGGTCGACGAGCAGGTTCAGGGCAATCACGAGCTCTCGCGACTCGTGCAGACCCTCGAGGAGCGCCACGACACGTACATGGAGGGCAACCCCCTGCCGTCGCCGCTGATCGGCCTCGACGGCCAGGTGCCCAGCGCCGACGCGATCGCGGCCGAGTTGGAGAAGTTCCTGTCGACCCGTCGCGACGACGACGCCGGCCCCGGGCTGGCCTGA
- a CDS encoding Mur ligase family protein: MRYVLPILLGRLVRVLARARGGGSAYPGYLVLKLLPTFLTDVTKQFDRGVLFVLGSNGKSTTTHMLSDILRAHGLRVFTNPTGANLPQGIASALLGEVSVFGRLKADVGVLEVDEAFAVELSGLLHPSTVLMLNVQVDQLYRFYETERVADMMTDTAATSSAHVVTNRDDEYLGPFTNESLDVTRFGASGDLVAAAPHGLQNANDFASTGGSVAAPLHAEAEVTALTSGGATVTLTEEGAAATILEVRLPARGLHYAVDAAAAIQTAKVALGDAFRADRAIAAFAAMKPAYGRGERLKIGTDEAEFVMFKNAASLQLNLDALESAPEQVLLAIDEGTPDISWIYDVDFSALDHVDVVSGAKAWQIALRLEHAGIPISTVEPDIEKAIELMKALPAPASKTKNFIVNYEQMMIARRMLGYPDLEKQA, encoded by the coding sequence GTGCGCTACGTCCTCCCCATCCTGCTGGGGCGTCTCGTCCGTGTCCTCGCCCGAGCTCGTGGGGGAGGCTCCGCGTACCCGGGTTACCTCGTGCTCAAGCTGCTCCCGACGTTCCTCACCGATGTCACGAAGCAGTTCGACCGGGGTGTCCTGTTCGTGCTCGGCTCGAACGGCAAGTCGACGACGACGCACATGCTGTCCGACATCCTGCGCGCCCACGGTCTCCGGGTGTTCACGAACCCCACGGGGGCGAACCTGCCTCAGGGCATCGCCTCGGCGCTGCTCGGCGAGGTGAGCGTCTTCGGGCGGTTGAAGGCCGACGTCGGCGTTCTCGAGGTCGACGAGGCGTTCGCGGTGGAGCTGAGCGGGCTCCTGCACCCGTCGACTGTCCTCATGCTCAACGTCCAGGTCGACCAGCTCTACCGCTTCTACGAGACCGAGCGCGTGGCCGACATGATGACCGACACGGCGGCGACCTCGTCGGCGCACGTCGTCACCAACCGCGACGACGAGTACCTGGGCCCGTTCACGAACGAGTCGCTCGACGTGACGCGCTTCGGAGCCTCCGGCGACCTCGTCGCGGCCGCTCCGCACGGACTCCAGAACGCCAACGACTTCGCGTCGACCGGCGGTTCCGTCGCAGCCCCCCTGCACGCGGAGGCGGAGGTGACCGCTCTCACCTCTGGAGGTGCGACCGTCACGCTGACGGAGGAGGGCGCCGCGGCCACGATCCTCGAGGTGCGTCTTCCGGCCCGCGGCCTCCACTACGCCGTCGACGCCGCCGCGGCCATCCAGACGGCCAAGGTGGCCCTCGGCGACGCCTTCCGTGCCGACCGGGCGATCGCCGCCTTCGCCGCGATGAAGCCCGCGTACGGGCGGGGCGAGCGGCTCAAGATCGGGACCGACGAGGCCGAGTTCGTGATGTTCAAGAACGCCGCGAGCCTGCAGCTCAACCTCGACGCCCTGGAGAGCGCACCGGAGCAGGTGCTCCTCGCAATCGACGAGGGCACGCCCGACATCTCCTGGATCTACGACGTCGACTTCTCGGCCCTCGACCACGTCGACGTGGTGTCCGGCGCCAAGGCCTGGCAGATCGCCCTGCGCCTCGAGCACGCCGGCATCCCGATCTCGACCGTCGAACCCGACATCGAGAAGGCCATCGAGCTGATGAAGGCGCTTCCCGCGCCCGCGTCGAAGACGAAGAACTTCATCGTCAACTACGAGCAGATGATGATCGCCCGCAGGATGCTCGGCTACCCCGACCTGGAGAAGCAAGCGTGA